A genomic window from Populus alba chromosome 19, ASM523922v2, whole genome shotgun sequence includes:
- the LOC118046729 gene encoding protein NTM1-like 9 isoform X1, translating to MVAMVSMDSLPLGFRFRPTDEELIRHYLRLKINGRDSEVEVIPEIDVCKWEPWDLPGLSVIKTDDPEWFFFCPRDRKYPNGHRANRATDAGYWKATGKDRTIKSRKSAGNTTLIGMKKTLVFYRGRAPKGERTNWIMHEYRPTEKDLDGTGPGQVAFVLFRLFRKSEERTNGVKYDEIEQIGYSPTAAKSSPDNASSDLVQETATSDMHSGKQSEDIKIWLPESDNVTTNSVVPVDSCSNRHATSDIEDQVPEATAVEACLLLDESSIIHEPVSGELDHEVFSPVRSHIPADLGCYIDSPYASDFGNDQNEFPFQDVSIEQDVSITELLDGFFNNHDECSGEETSKNNLGVGSETQLCGQIPPGNFYAPDNGIYSFMNNLQHVSLMRVPAWPSDQFCSNELFQMQPALGTLRAPTPVFYGELGRGNINHFGNNFVGQDAPSAKSAISSFGVFNSMEEATSQMTSVDNGSGVSGTGIKIRTRQPRVRPQSDIFIAQGSGPRRLLLQVQTKLLSESLGYCKVKDAGYIEDEDEVQSAVTEVSAIALRQCGVSVECTHRQLISYNYFLQATGDAGKQTPTADYLQKESPLPSSKTSREIAEESSSDLRLGAKKEGESESSQIASSAFPPAPPVYISIFLLLIAIVAFSGIWRSLMTVKLLWIQDGASDNL from the exons ATGGTGGCTATGGTGTCTATGGACTCCCTACCTTTAGGGTTTAGATTCAGGCCAACTGATGAAGAACTGATAAGACACTACTTGAGACTCAAAATCAACGGTCGTGATTCTGAAGTCGAAGTCATCCCTGAAATTGATGTTTGTAAATGGGAGCCTTGGGATTTGCCtg GTCTATCTGTGATAAAGACTGATGATCCAGAGTGGTTCTTCTTCTGCCCACGAGATAGGAAGTATCCTAATGGTCATCGTGCAAATAGAGCAACAGATGCTGGATATTGGAAGGCTACGGGGAAGGATCGAACAATAAAGTCTCGGAAATCGGCTGGTAATACCACCTTGATTGGTATGAAGAAAACATTGGTTTTCTACCGTGGTCGTGCTCCAAAGGGAGAGCGTACGAACTGGATCATGCATGAGTATCGTCCCACTGAAAAGGATCTTGATGGTACCGGCCCTGGCCAG GTTGCATTTGTCCTTTTTCGCTTATTCAGAAAGTCAGAAGAGAGAACCAATGGTGTAAAGTATGATGAGATAGAGCAGATTGGATACTCTCCTACAGCTGCTAAGTCCTCTCCTGATAATGCATCATCAGATCTAGTTCAAGAAACAGCTACATCTGACATGCATTCAGGGAAGCAGTCAGAAGATATAAAGATATGGTTGCCTGAGTCTGACAACGTGACTACTAATTCTGTGGTGCCTGTTGATAGCTGCAGTAATAGACATGCAACTTCAGATATTGAAGATCAAGTGCCAGAAGCAACAGCTGTGGAG GCATGTCTGCTGCTGGATGAAAGTTCTATTATACACGAGCCTGTATCTGGTGAACTTGATCATGAAGTTTTCTCCCCAGTGCGATCACATATTCCGGCAGACCTGGGATGCTACATAGATTCACCTTATGCCAGTGACTTTGGCAACGATCAAAATGAATTTCCTTTTCAGGATGTCTCCATTGAACAGGATGTATCCATCACAGAATTGTTAGATGGCTTCTTCAATAACCATGACGAGTGTTCTGGTGAAGAAACGAGTAAGAACAACTTGGGTGTTGGAAGTGAGACTCAGTTGTGTGGTCAGATACCACCAGGAAACTTTTATGCTCCGGACAATGGTATATACAGTTTCATGAACAATTTACAG CATGTTTCACTCATGAGAGTCCCAGCGTGGCCTAGTGATCAATTTTGTAGCAATGAGCTATTTCAAATGCAGCCTGCTCTCGGAACTTTGAGAGCACCCACTCCTGTTTTTTATGGAGAACTTGGAAGGGGAAATATTAATCATTTCGGCAATAATTTTGTTGGACAAGATGCTCCATCTGCCAAATCTGCAATCTCATCCTTTGGTGTGTTTAATAGTATGGAAGAAGCTACCAGTCAGATGACTTCTGTAGACAATGGCAGTGGTGTTAGCGGAACTGGAATCAAGATTAGGACCCGCCAGCCTCGAGTCCGACCACAGTCAGACATCTTCATTGCCCAGGGCAGTGGCCCAAGAAGACTCCTTCTGCAGGTGCAAACGAAGCTTTTGTCCGAGTCACTTGGATATTGCAAGGTTAAAGATGCAGGCTacattgaagatgaagatgaggtgCAATCAGCTGTAACAGAGGTAAGTGCTATCGCTCTACGACAATGTGGGGTTTCTGTTGAATGCACCCATCGACAATTGATTTCATACAATTATTTTCTGCAGGCCACTGGAGATGCTGGAAAACAGACCCCTACAGCTGACTATCTGCAGAAAGAAAGCCCACTTCCTAGTTCCAAGACTAGCAGGGAAATTGCTGAAGAATCTTCTTCAGATTTGAGGTTAGGGGCGAAAAAGGAAGGTGAATCCGAGAGCAGCCAGATAGCATCATCAGCATTTCCACCTGCACCTCCAGTTTATATCAGCATTTTCCTCCTCTTAATCGCAATCGTAGCATTTTCCGGAATATGGAGATCCCTTATGACCGTGAAGTTGCTCTGGATACAGGATGGTGCAAGTGATAATTTGTAG
- the LOC118046729 gene encoding protein NTM1-like 9 isoform X2, whose translation MVAMVSMDSLPLGFRFRPTDEELIRHYLRLKINGRDSEVEVIPEIDVCKWEPWDLPGLSVIKTDDPEWFFFCPRDRKYPNGHRANRATDAGYWKATGKDRTIKSRKSAGNTTLIGMKKTLVFYRGRAPKGERTNWIMHEYRPTEKDLDGTGPGQVAFVLFRLFRKSEERTNGVKYDEIEQIGYSPTAAKSSPDNASSDLVQETATSDMHSGKQSEDIKIWLPESDNVTTNSVVPVDSCSNRHATSDIEDQVPEATAVEACLLLDESSIIHEPVSGELDHEVFSPVRSHIPADLGCYIDSPYASDFGNDQNEFPFQDVSIEQDVSITELLDGFFNNHDECSGEETSKNNLGVGSETQLCGQIPPGNFYAPDNGIYSFMNNLQHVSLMRVPAWPSDQFCSNELFQMQPALGTLRAPTPVFYGELGRGNINHFGNNFVGQDAPSAKSAISSFGVFNSMEEATSQMTSVDNGSGVSGTGIKIRTRQPRVRPQSDIFIAQGSGPRRLLLQVQTKLLSESLGYCKVKDAGYIEDEDEVQSAVTEATGDAGKQTPTADYLQKESPLPSSKTSREIAEESSSDLRLGAKKEGESESSQIASSAFPPAPPVYISIFLLLIAIVAFSGIWRSLMTVKLLWIQDGASDNL comes from the exons ATGGTGGCTATGGTGTCTATGGACTCCCTACCTTTAGGGTTTAGATTCAGGCCAACTGATGAAGAACTGATAAGACACTACTTGAGACTCAAAATCAACGGTCGTGATTCTGAAGTCGAAGTCATCCCTGAAATTGATGTTTGTAAATGGGAGCCTTGGGATTTGCCtg GTCTATCTGTGATAAAGACTGATGATCCAGAGTGGTTCTTCTTCTGCCCACGAGATAGGAAGTATCCTAATGGTCATCGTGCAAATAGAGCAACAGATGCTGGATATTGGAAGGCTACGGGGAAGGATCGAACAATAAAGTCTCGGAAATCGGCTGGTAATACCACCTTGATTGGTATGAAGAAAACATTGGTTTTCTACCGTGGTCGTGCTCCAAAGGGAGAGCGTACGAACTGGATCATGCATGAGTATCGTCCCACTGAAAAGGATCTTGATGGTACCGGCCCTGGCCAG GTTGCATTTGTCCTTTTTCGCTTATTCAGAAAGTCAGAAGAGAGAACCAATGGTGTAAAGTATGATGAGATAGAGCAGATTGGATACTCTCCTACAGCTGCTAAGTCCTCTCCTGATAATGCATCATCAGATCTAGTTCAAGAAACAGCTACATCTGACATGCATTCAGGGAAGCAGTCAGAAGATATAAAGATATGGTTGCCTGAGTCTGACAACGTGACTACTAATTCTGTGGTGCCTGTTGATAGCTGCAGTAATAGACATGCAACTTCAGATATTGAAGATCAAGTGCCAGAAGCAACAGCTGTGGAG GCATGTCTGCTGCTGGATGAAAGTTCTATTATACACGAGCCTGTATCTGGTGAACTTGATCATGAAGTTTTCTCCCCAGTGCGATCACATATTCCGGCAGACCTGGGATGCTACATAGATTCACCTTATGCCAGTGACTTTGGCAACGATCAAAATGAATTTCCTTTTCAGGATGTCTCCATTGAACAGGATGTATCCATCACAGAATTGTTAGATGGCTTCTTCAATAACCATGACGAGTGTTCTGGTGAAGAAACGAGTAAGAACAACTTGGGTGTTGGAAGTGAGACTCAGTTGTGTGGTCAGATACCACCAGGAAACTTTTATGCTCCGGACAATGGTATATACAGTTTCATGAACAATTTACAG CATGTTTCACTCATGAGAGTCCCAGCGTGGCCTAGTGATCAATTTTGTAGCAATGAGCTATTTCAAATGCAGCCTGCTCTCGGAACTTTGAGAGCACCCACTCCTGTTTTTTATGGAGAACTTGGAAGGGGAAATATTAATCATTTCGGCAATAATTTTGTTGGACAAGATGCTCCATCTGCCAAATCTGCAATCTCATCCTTTGGTGTGTTTAATAGTATGGAAGAAGCTACCAGTCAGATGACTTCTGTAGACAATGGCAGTGGTGTTAGCGGAACTGGAATCAAGATTAGGACCCGCCAGCCTCGAGTCCGACCACAGTCAGACATCTTCATTGCCCAGGGCAGTGGCCCAAGAAGACTCCTTCTGCAGGTGCAAACGAAGCTTTTGTCCGAGTCACTTGGATATTGCAAGGTTAAAGATGCAGGCTacattgaagatgaagatgaggtgCAATCAGCTGTAACAGAG GCCACTGGAGATGCTGGAAAACAGACCCCTACAGCTGACTATCTGCAGAAAGAAAGCCCACTTCCTAGTTCCAAGACTAGCAGGGAAATTGCTGAAGAATCTTCTTCAGATTTGAGGTTAGGGGCGAAAAAGGAAGGTGAATCCGAGAGCAGCCAGATAGCATCATCAGCATTTCCACCTGCACCTCCAGTTTATATCAGCATTTTCCTCCTCTTAATCGCAATCGTAGCATTTTCCGGAATATGGAGATCCCTTATGACCGTGAAGTTGCTCTGGATACAGGATGGTGCAAGTGATAATTTGTAG